In one Stenotrophomonas maltophilia genomic region, the following are encoded:
- a CDS encoding glycoside hydrolase family 43 protein, whose product MGVALMGLREWGRGAALAVLLAATGVGIADARDSQAPVMSGNPILPGWYADPEAAVFGSTYWIFPTRSRPYAEQVAFDAFSSPDLVHWRRHDSVLSIENIPWARQALWAPSVVANEGRYYFFFSANDIQNDGETGGIGVAVADQPEGPYRDLLGKPLVGAFHNGAQPIDQYVFKDDDGAWYMIYGGWKHANIVRLKADFSGLLPWDDGTLFKEITPAPEYVEGPLMFKRGGRYYFMWSEGGWGEPDYSVAYAIADAPTGPFTRIGRVLQQDPAIATSAGHHSLIHAPGDDTWYIVYHRRPLDQTDRNARVTAIDRLYFDAQGRILPVKMTHEGVPAHRLR is encoded by the coding sequence ATGGGAGTGGCTCTGATGGGACTGCGCGAATGGGGGAGGGGGGCCGCACTGGCCGTGCTGCTCGCAGCCACTGGCGTCGGCATCGCGGATGCGCGTGACAGCCAGGCACCGGTGATGTCCGGCAATCCGATCCTGCCGGGCTGGTACGCGGACCCGGAGGCGGCCGTATTCGGCAGCACCTACTGGATCTTCCCCACGCGCTCGCGGCCCTATGCAGAACAGGTTGCCTTCGATGCCTTTTCGTCGCCCGACCTGGTGCACTGGCGCCGGCACGACAGCGTGCTGTCCATCGAGAACATTCCCTGGGCCAGGCAGGCGTTGTGGGCACCCTCGGTGGTGGCCAACGAAGGGCGCTACTACTTCTTCTTTTCCGCCAATGACATCCAGAACGACGGCGAGACCGGTGGCATCGGCGTGGCCGTGGCCGACCAGCCCGAAGGGCCTTACCGCGATCTGCTCGGCAAGCCACTGGTGGGCGCGTTCCACAATGGCGCGCAGCCGATCGACCAGTATGTGTTCAAGGATGACGATGGTGCCTGGTACATGATCTATGGCGGCTGGAAGCACGCCAACATCGTGCGCCTGAAGGCGGATTTCAGCGGCCTGCTGCCCTGGGACGACGGCACGCTGTTCAAGGAGATCACGCCGGCGCCGGAGTACGTGGAAGGTCCGCTGATGTTCAAGCGGGGCGGCCGCTACTACTTCATGTGGTCCGAAGGCGGCTGGGGCGAGCCGGACTACTCGGTGGCCTATGCGATCGCCGACGCGCCGACCGGGCCGTTCACACGCATCGGCCGGGTCCTGCAGCAGGACCCGGCCATCGCGACCAGCGCCGGGCACCACTCCCTGATCCACGCGCCCGGCGATGACACGTGGTACATCGTCTACCACCGCCGGCCGCTCGACCAGACCGACCGCAATGCCCGCGTCACCGCGATCGATCGCCTGTACTTCGACGCGCAGGGCCGCATCCTGCCGGTGAAGATGACGCACGAGGGCGTACCCGCGCACCGCCTGCGCTGA
- a CDS encoding VOC family protein: MIPFIINLDVPDLAAAEAFYTRAFGLHAGRRLGPEVLELLGGPTPLYLLQNEAGSAATVDGDVRDYERHWTALHIDWIVEDLDAALAQALAAGAALEQAPRERSWGRIAVLADPFGHGFCLIQFTGPGYDALLD, from the coding sequence ATGATCCCCTTCATCATCAATCTGGACGTTCCGGACCTCGCGGCCGCCGAGGCGTTCTACACACGCGCCTTCGGCCTCCATGCCGGGCGCCGTCTCGGCCCGGAGGTGCTGGAACTGCTGGGCGGCCCGACACCGCTCTATCTGCTGCAGAACGAAGCGGGCAGCGCAGCTACCGTCGACGGTGACGTGCGGGATTACGAACGTCACTGGACCGCGCTGCACATCGACTGGATCGTGGAGGACCTCGACGCCGCCCTTGCCCAGGCGTTGGCGGCAGGCGCGGCGCTCGAGCAGGCGCCACGCGAGCGTTCATGGGGGCGCATCGCAGTACTGGCGGATCCGTTCGGGCACGGCTTCTGCCTGATCCAGTTCACCGGCCCCGGCTACGACGCCTTGCTGGATTGA
- a CDS encoding SMI1/KNR4 family protein has protein sequence MHTLAEIELATGQTFPALYHRLDTEDRLSWGATHPQWAQVCLSELQPVPPILLYAQDYEPLERGELLEAWQELTAEDHYNPLRQDLQLLPFARTGAGDSYCFWTNAPGCDEPPVLLVWHDDDRADVLARNLQDFLFRKMVEAVADYEAPYTLLSHGDLADNLQRWLGSHRAWLRDDQATALEALFARSAEIEQGEIDEDQAQALVQQLIGFERLDESFAYVR, from the coding sequence ATGCATACGCTTGCCGAGATCGAACTGGCCACCGGCCAGACCTTTCCTGCTCTCTACCACCGGCTCGATACGGAAGACCGGCTGAGCTGGGGGGCGACCCATCCGCAATGGGCGCAGGTGTGCCTTTCGGAGCTGCAACCGGTACCGCCGATTCTGCTGTATGCGCAGGATTACGAGCCGCTTGAGCGTGGCGAACTGCTCGAGGCCTGGCAGGAGCTGACTGCAGAGGATCACTACAACCCATTGCGCCAGGATCTGCAGCTGCTGCCGTTCGCCCGCACGGGGGCCGGTGACAGCTACTGCTTCTGGACCAATGCGCCGGGCTGCGACGAGCCGCCGGTGCTGCTGGTGTGGCACGACGATGATCGCGCTGACGTACTGGCCCGCAACCTTCAGGATTTCCTGTTCCGCAAGATGGTGGAGGCAGTGGCGGACTACGAGGCCCCCTACACGCTGTTGTCGCACGGTGACCTGGCCGACAATCTCCAGCGCTGGCTGGGCTCGCATCGCGCGTGGCTGCGGGACGACCAGGCCACTGCGCTGGAGGCCCTGTTTGCACGCAGCGCAGAGATCGAGCAGGGAGAGATCGATGAGGATCAGGCGCAGGCGCTGGTGCAGCAGCTGATCGGATTCGAGCGGCTGGACGAATCATTCGCCTACGTGCGCTGA
- a CDS encoding LysR family transcriptional regulator gives MATDNLTHLAAFAAVARHRSFRRAGAELALSTSAVSYAIRALEERLGVGLFHRTTRSVALTEAGQRLLDRLQPALGQVHEALEEMNQFRDSPTGLLRINAARAAVPTQLGPRLTRFLRAHPDVRLELTENDGLVDIVAEGFDAGVRLHEFVPEDMVAVPLGPALHGMIVASPEYLRQHPAPQHPRDLLQHECIRFRFASGHLYKWQFDRDGQSLEIDVRGRLTLSEQTTIMRAVLDGFGLAYVLEDAARPHIEAGRMVAVLQDWSEPFPGFVLYYPRQRQMASALRAFVDMLRE, from the coding sequence ATGGCCACTGACAATCTCACCCACCTGGCCGCCTTCGCGGCGGTGGCCCGCCACCGCAGCTTCCGCCGGGCCGGCGCCGAACTGGCCCTGTCGACCTCGGCGGTGAGCTATGCGATCCGGGCACTGGAAGAGCGGTTGGGGGTGGGCCTGTTCCATCGCACTACCCGCAGCGTGGCCCTGACCGAGGCCGGGCAGCGCCTGCTGGACCGGTTGCAGCCAGCGCTGGGCCAGGTGCACGAGGCGCTGGAGGAAATGAACCAGTTCAGGGACAGCCCGACGGGCCTGCTGCGCATCAACGCGGCCCGCGCGGCAGTGCCGACCCAGCTCGGCCCACGCCTGACCCGCTTCCTGCGCGCGCACCCCGATGTGCGCCTGGAGCTGACCGAGAACGATGGGCTGGTGGACATCGTTGCCGAAGGCTTCGATGCCGGCGTGCGGCTGCATGAGTTCGTGCCCGAGGACATGGTGGCCGTGCCGCTGGGCCCGGCCCTGCACGGCATGATCGTGGCCTCGCCCGAGTATCTGCGCCAGCACCCGGCGCCGCAGCATCCCCGCGACCTGCTGCAGCACGAATGCATCCGCTTCCGCTTCGCCAGCGGTCACCTGTACAAGTGGCAGTTCGACCGCGATGGGCAGTCGCTGGAAATCGACGTACGTGGGCGACTGACGCTGAGCGAGCAGACCACCATCATGCGCGCGGTGCTGGATGGCTTCGGCCTGGCCTATGTGCTCGAGGATGCCGCGCGCCCACACATCGAAGCCGGGCGGATGGTGGCGGTACTGCAGGACTGGAGCGAACCGTTTCCCGGCTTCGTGCTGTATTACCCCAGGCAACGGCAGATGGCGTCGGCCTTGCGCGCATTCGTGGACATGCTGCGCGAATAG
- a CDS encoding NAD(P)-dependent alcohol dehydrogenase, which translates to MSLAHGYAVRTNTAPLEPFTFERRAVGANDVRIEVLYSGICHSDLHQARDDWGGAEYPMVPGHEIIGRVVEVGPAVTRLSVGDIAGVGCMVDSCRHCDACDHDLEQYCEKGPTYTYNSRDRNTGELTMGGYSDHIVVEQRFVVKVSETLDLKAAAPLLCAGITTYSPLRHWKVGPGQKVGVIGLGGLGHMGVKFAKAMGATVVMITTTPEKGADAKRLGADEVLVSRDPAQMKAHANSFDFLLNTVPVSHDTNPYMSLLKRDATMCLVGVITELDPPLMGASVIFGRKHVTGSAIGGMAETQEMMDFCAEHNIVSDVEVIDIKDVNHAWERMAKNDVRYRFVIDMASLKA; encoded by the coding sequence ATGTCCCTCGCCCATGGTTATGCGGTGCGTACCAATACCGCTCCGCTCGAGCCCTTCACCTTCGAACGCCGCGCCGTCGGCGCCAACGATGTCCGCATCGAAGTGCTGTACAGCGGCATCTGCCACTCCGACCTGCACCAGGCCCGCGACGACTGGGGCGGCGCGGAGTACCCGATGGTTCCCGGCCACGAAATCATCGGCCGCGTGGTCGAAGTCGGTCCGGCCGTCACCCGCCTCAGCGTCGGCGATATCGCCGGCGTCGGCTGCATGGTGGATTCCTGTCGCCATTGCGATGCCTGCGACCACGACCTTGAGCAGTACTGCGAAAAGGGCCCGACCTATACCTACAACAGCCGCGACCGCAATACCGGTGAGCTGACGATGGGCGGCTACTCCGACCACATCGTGGTCGAGCAGCGCTTCGTGGTGAAGGTCTCCGAGACGCTGGACCTGAAGGCCGCCGCGCCGCTGCTGTGCGCCGGCATCACCACCTACTCGCCGCTGCGCCACTGGAAGGTCGGCCCCGGCCAGAAGGTGGGTGTGATCGGCCTGGGCGGTCTGGGCCACATGGGCGTGAAGTTTGCCAAGGCGATGGGCGCCACCGTAGTGATGATCACCACCACCCCGGAAAAGGGCGCCGACGCCAAGCGCCTGGGCGCGGACGAGGTGCTGGTCTCGCGCGATCCGGCGCAGATGAAGGCGCACGCCAACAGCTTCGACTTCCTGCTCAACACCGTGCCGGTCAGCCATGACACCAACCCGTACATGAGCCTGCTCAAGCGCGATGCCACCATGTGCCTGGTCGGCGTCATCACCGAGCTGGACCCGCCCCTGATGGGTGCCAGCGTGATCTTCGGCCGCAAGCACGTCACCGGCTCGGCCATCGGCGGCATGGCCGAGACCCAGGAAATGATGGATTTCTGCGCCGAGCACAACATCGTCAGCGATGTTGAGGTGATCGACATCAAGGATGTCAACCACGCGTGGGAGCGCATGGCGAAGAACGATGTGCGCTATCGCTTCGTGATCGACATGGCCAGCCTCAAGGCCTGA
- a CDS encoding glutamate--cysteine ligase translates to MSSPSHVADTPITDRSQLVEVIASGEKPRAQWRIGTEHEKFGFRLDDLRPPAFEGERGIEALLNGLVRFGWEPVQENGNTIALLRDGASVTLEPAGQLELSGAALETIHQTCVETGTHLNEVAQVAGELQLGFLGMGFQPKWARDEMPWMPKGRYRIMRAYMPKVGSLGLDMMTRTCTVQVNLDYASEADMVKKFRVSLALQPIATALFADSPFTEGKPNGYLSYRSHIWTDTDADRTGMLDFVFEDGFGYERYVDYLLDVPMYFSYRDGIYHDASGQSFRDFMQGRLPVLPGELPTLRDWSDHTTTAFPEVRLKKYLEMRGADGGPWSRLCALPAFWVGLLYDDTALDAAWDLVRDFTLAERHVLRDGVPKHAMNLPFRDGTVRDLAREAVKISVEGLKRRAARNADGQDESKFLDVLQEIVESGLTPAERKLALFHGRWHGNVDPVFREFAY, encoded by the coding sequence TTGTCGAGCCCCAGCCACGTCGCCGATACGCCCATTACCGACCGCTCGCAGCTGGTGGAGGTGATCGCCTCCGGCGAAAAGCCCCGCGCGCAGTGGCGCATCGGCACCGAGCACGAGAAGTTCGGCTTCCGCCTGGACGACCTGCGACCGCCGGCCTTTGAAGGCGAGCGTGGCATCGAGGCCCTGCTCAACGGCCTGGTCCGTTTCGGCTGGGAACCCGTGCAGGAAAACGGCAACACCATCGCCCTGCTGCGCGATGGCGCGTCGGTGACGCTGGAACCGGCCGGCCAGCTGGAACTGTCCGGCGCGGCGCTGGAGACCATCCACCAGACCTGCGTGGAGACCGGTACCCATCTGAACGAAGTGGCGCAGGTGGCCGGCGAGCTCCAGTTGGGCTTCCTGGGCATGGGCTTCCAGCCGAAGTGGGCGCGCGATGAGATGCCGTGGATGCCGAAGGGCCGCTACAGGATCATGCGCGCGTACATGCCCAAGGTCGGTTCGCTCGGCCTGGACATGATGACCCGTACCTGCACGGTGCAGGTCAACCTGGACTACGCCAGCGAAGCGGACATGGTGAAAAAGTTCCGCGTTTCGCTGGCACTGCAGCCGATCGCCACCGCGCTGTTCGCCGACTCGCCGTTCACCGAAGGCAAGCCGAACGGCTACCTGAGCTATCGATCGCACATCTGGACCGACACCGACGCCGACCGCACCGGCATGCTCGACTTCGTGTTCGAGGATGGCTTCGGCTATGAGCGTTACGTCGATTACCTGCTGGACGTGCCGATGTACTTCTCCTACCGCGATGGCATCTACCACGATGCCAGCGGGCAGAGCTTCCGCGATTTCATGCAGGGCCGGTTGCCGGTGCTGCCGGGCGAGTTGCCGACCCTGCGCGACTGGTCTGACCACACGACCACGGCGTTCCCGGAAGTGCGCCTGAAGAAGTATCTGGAAATGCGGGGCGCCGATGGCGGCCCGTGGAGCCGCCTGTGCGCCCTGCCGGCGTTCTGGGTCGGCCTGCTGTACGACGACACCGCGCTGGATGCCGCCTGGGATCTGGTGCGTGACTTCACCCTGGCCGAGCGCCATGTCCTGCGCGACGGCGTGCCGAAGCATGCGATGAACCTGCCGTTCCGCGATGGCACCGTGCGCGATCTGGCGCGCGAGGCGGTGAAGATTTCCGTTGAGGGCCTGAAGCGGCGCGCCGCGCGCAATGCCGATGGCCAGGACGAGAGCAAGTTCCTGGATGTGCTGCAGGAGATCGTCGAATCCGGCCTGACACCGGCCGAGCGCAAGCTGGCGCTGTTCCATGGTCGCTGGCACGGCAACGTGGACCCGGTGTTCCGGGAATTCGCGTACTGA
- a CDS encoding VIT1/CCC1 transporter family protein, translating to MTRHSRHPERHRADRVGWLRAAVLGANDGIVSVAGLVVGVAASGASASTLLATGLAGTVAGAMSMAAGEYVSVQTQADTEGADLAMEKRELQDDPHSELEELAAIYRHRGLAPALARQVAEQLTAHDALGAHARDELGITDTLRARPLQAALASAAAFTCGAALPVLTALLAPADSVAGVTTASTLLGLCVTGAMAARAGGAPALRGALRVMFWGALAMAAAAGVGRLLGAHVT from the coding sequence ATGACCCGTCATTCGCGCCATCCGGAACGACACAGGGCCGACCGCGTCGGCTGGCTGCGCGCCGCCGTGCTCGGCGCCAACGACGGCATCGTTTCAGTGGCAGGGCTGGTGGTCGGCGTTGCCGCCAGTGGCGCATCGGCCAGCACCCTGCTGGCCACCGGCCTGGCGGGCACGGTCGCAGGGGCGATGTCGATGGCCGCCGGCGAGTACGTCTCGGTGCAGACCCAGGCCGACACCGAAGGCGCCGACCTGGCGATGGAGAAGCGCGAACTGCAGGACGATCCGCACAGCGAGCTGGAAGAGCTGGCCGCCATCTACCGCCATCGCGGCCTGGCCCCGGCGCTGGCGCGGCAGGTGGCCGAACAGCTCACTGCCCACGATGCCCTCGGTGCGCACGCTCGCGACGAACTGGGCATCACCGATACCCTGCGCGCCCGGCCGCTGCAGGCCGCACTGGCCTCGGCCGCAGCCTTCACCTGTGGGGCGGCCCTGCCGGTGCTGACCGCACTGCTGGCACCGGCCGACTCCGTGGCAGGGGTGACCACCGCCAGCACCCTGCTGGGCCTGTGTGTGACCGGCGCGATGGCGGCCCGCGCCGGAGGTGCGCCTGCCCTGCGCGGCGCCCTGCGCGTCATGTTCTGGGGCGCACTGGCAATGGCTGCAGCCGCCGGCGTCGGCCGGCTGCTGGGAGCCCACGTGACATGA
- a CDS encoding helix-turn-helix transcriptional regulator, producing MTTMLPAATALLAEMSSLAGCDRAEGYACITARREHGASSVEIPQPQFAILLEGRKQVRTAHQTLEFAPGDILLLTQRCRIDVVNRPDPRSGRYLSAIVPLCAEVLAAARTLWNEELPSAGPSMARLSLAEHGAVLRRWRQSLQDGHYSDARLALASMVLTLCRQGHGNLLLPTAPTLGEQIRDRVAAEPARDWQSRDLEEQFALSGATLRRRLAAERTSLRQLLTEARLAHAMQLLYTTDLPLKTVAARAGYRSAASFSKRFAEQYGLAPTDI from the coding sequence ATGACCACGATGCTGCCCGCCGCAACGGCGCTGCTGGCCGAGATGTCTTCGCTGGCCGGTTGTGATCGCGCCGAGGGTTATGCCTGCATCACCGCGCGGCGCGAACATGGCGCCAGCTCGGTGGAGATCCCGCAACCGCAGTTCGCGATCCTGCTGGAAGGACGCAAGCAGGTACGTACCGCACACCAGACGCTGGAGTTCGCGCCCGGCGACATACTGCTGCTGACCCAGCGTTGCCGCATCGACGTGGTCAACCGTCCAGACCCGCGCAGCGGCCGTTACCTCAGCGCCATCGTGCCGCTGTGTGCGGAAGTGCTGGCCGCGGCGCGGACACTGTGGAACGAGGAACTGCCCAGCGCCGGTCCGTCGATGGCGCGGTTGTCGCTGGCCGAACATGGCGCCGTGCTGCGCCGCTGGCGGCAATCGCTGCAGGATGGCCATTACAGCGACGCCCGGCTGGCCCTGGCCTCGATGGTGCTCACCCTGTGCCGGCAGGGCCACGGCAACCTGTTGCTGCCCACTGCACCGACGCTGGGTGAGCAGATACGGGATCGCGTCGCCGCTGAACCTGCGCGCGACTGGCAATCGCGTGATCTGGAGGAGCAGTTCGCACTGAGCGGCGCCACCCTGCGTCGTCGGCTTGCGGCCGAGCGCACCAGCCTGCGCCAGCTGCTGACCGAGGCACGACTGGCCCACGCCATGCAGTTGCTGTACACCACCGACCTGCCGCTGAAGACCGTGGCCGCACGCGCGGGCTACCGTTCCGCGGCCAGTTTCAGCAAGCGCTTCGCCGAGCAGTACGGACTGGCTCCTACAGACATCTGA
- a CDS encoding MBL fold metallo-hydrolase — MTLHHLPLRGALLLALAALPLTALAEATSPAPTRQMPGVYHHRIGTLQVTALFDGVVALGRQEVVDVPPTLVTRLLEGRYVPEDSKGLQTAVNAYLIRQGNHLTLVDTGTAQCFGPGLGQVLGNLRAAGVDPAEVDDILLTHAHPDHLCGVLDAQGKPAYPNATVWLSRADADYWLNPASETTAPEGVRFAFPLARTAVAPYQASGHLRTFQPGDALPGGALAMDTHGHTPGHVSYRFDSQGQSLLVWGDVLHFHAVQFAHPEAAFEADSDRKAATASRRSLLQQATAGAWWVAGAHLPFPGLGHVRRDGQAYAWVPAEYSPL, encoded by the coding sequence ATGACCCTGCATCACCTGCCGCTGCGCGGCGCCCTGCTGCTGGCCCTGGCTGCGCTGCCGCTGACCGCACTCGCCGAAGCCACCTCACCCGCACCCACCCGGCAGATGCCCGGCGTCTATCACCACCGCATCGGCACCCTGCAGGTCACCGCCCTGTTCGATGGTGTGGTCGCACTCGGCCGGCAGGAAGTGGTCGACGTGCCGCCGACGCTGGTCACCCGCCTGCTGGAAGGCCGCTATGTCCCCGAAGACAGCAAGGGCCTGCAGACCGCGGTCAATGCTTACCTGATCCGCCAGGGCAATCACCTCACCCTGGTCGACACGGGCACCGCACAGTGCTTCGGTCCCGGCCTGGGCCAGGTACTGGGCAACCTGCGTGCCGCAGGCGTGGATCCGGCCGAGGTGGACGACATCCTGCTGACCCACGCCCACCCCGACCATCTGTGCGGCGTGCTCGACGCGCAGGGCAAGCCGGCCTATCCGAACGCGACGGTGTGGCTGTCCAGGGCCGACGCGGACTACTGGCTCAACCCGGCCAGCGAAACCACCGCACCGGAGGGCGTGCGCTTTGCCTTCCCGCTCGCCCGAACCGCCGTGGCGCCTTATCAGGCCAGCGGCCACCTGCGTACCTTCCAGCCTGGCGATGCCCTCCCCGGCGGTGCCCTGGCGATGGATACCCATGGCCACACCCCCGGCCACGTCTCTTACCGGTTCGACAGCCAGGGCCAGTCACTGCTGGTGTGGGGCGACGTGCTGCACTTCCACGCGGTGCAGTTCGCCCACCCGGAAGCCGCGTTCGAGGCCGATTCGGACCGCAAGGCGGCCACGGCCAGCCGCCGCAGTCTGTTGCAGCAGGCCACCGCCGGGGCGTGGTGGGTGGCGGGTGCGCATCTGCCTTTCCCGGGCCTGGGCCACGTGCGCAGGGACGGCCAGGCCTATGCCTGGGTGCCGGCGGAGTATTCGCCATTGTGA
- the yihA gene encoding ribosome biogenesis GTP-binding protein YihA/YsxC: MSLLLERARYHLSAHNARQLPPDEGAEVAFAGRSNAGKSSALNALTRQNALARVSKTPGRTQQLVFFQITPEASLVDLPGYGYAKVPLELQAHWQAFIDRYFRTREALKGLVVVMDIRHPLKDYDRQMLSYAVQRGLPAHALLTKADKLGRGQQMQTLQKVRKELQSAYGDSVSVQVFSGEDRTGVDEARAVIGGWLGLE; the protein is encoded by the coding sequence ATGTCATTGCTCCTTGAACGCGCCCGTTACCACCTCTCGGCCCACAACGCGCGGCAGCTGCCGCCCGACGAAGGGGCCGAAGTGGCCTTCGCCGGCCGCTCCAACGCCGGCAAGTCCAGCGCCCTCAATGCGTTGACCCGGCAGAATGCCCTGGCCCGCGTTTCCAAGACCCCCGGCCGCACGCAGCAGCTGGTGTTCTTCCAGATCACCCCGGAAGCAAGCCTGGTCGACCTTCCCGGCTACGGCTACGCCAAGGTGCCGCTGGAGCTGCAGGCGCACTGGCAGGCCTTCATCGACAGGTACTTCCGTACCCGGGAGGCACTGAAGGGGCTGGTGGTGGTGATGGACATCCGCCACCCGCTGAAGGACTACGACCGCCAGATGCTGTCTTACGCCGTACAGCGCGGCCTGCCGGCGCATGCGCTGCTGACCAAGGCCGACAAGCTGGGCCGCGGCCAGCAGATGCAGACGCTGCAGAAGGTGCGCAAGGAACTGCAGTCGGCCTACGGCGACAGCGTCAGCGTGCAGGTGTTTTCCGGTGAGGACCGCACCGGCGTGGACGAAGCCCGTGCCGTGATCGGTGGCTGGCTGGGCCTGGAATAA
- a CDS encoding c-type cytochrome has translation MRHARVLAVSALATAVVVAAAAFAQTTLTPLPDNGPINTASLEVDFSKTTWGDAKAGQGKAAACAACHGADGNSTVEMYPSIAGQSERYVAQQMALIANGQRSSGAAVAMVPFVQNLTPQDMRDIGAFFATQKATAGIADDTEVTEGPYKGMKFYQIGQQLYRGGDASRGLPACMACHGPSGAGNPGPAYPHIGGQHASYVARRLQEYQAGQTNETDKAHFQIMAAVAQKLTEQEVQALSSYLQGLHNRADDVVTEATPARPAAAP, from the coding sequence ATGCGCCACGCTCGCGTTCTTGCCGTATCCGCCCTTGCCACTGCTGTCGTGGTTGCCGCCGCTGCGTTCGCGCAGACCACGTTGACCCCGCTGCCCGACAACGGGCCGATCAACACCGCCTCGCTGGAGGTGGATTTCAGCAAGACGACCTGGGGCGATGCCAAGGCTGGCCAGGGCAAGGCTGCGGCCTGCGCGGCCTGCCATGGTGCCGACGGCAATTCCACGGTCGAGATGTACCCGTCCATCGCCGGCCAGAGCGAGCGCTATGTCGCCCAGCAGATGGCCCTGATCGCCAACGGCCAGCGCAGCTCCGGTGCGGCAGTGGCGATGGTGCCGTTCGTGCAGAACCTCACCCCGCAGGACATGCGCGACATCGGCGCGTTCTTCGCCACGCAGAAGGCCACCGCCGGCATCGCCGACGACACCGAGGTGACCGAAGGCCCCTACAAGGGCATGAAGTTCTACCAGATCGGCCAGCAGCTGTACCGCGGCGGCGACGCGTCGCGCGGGCTGCCGGCCTGCATGGCCTGTCACGGCCCCAGCGGCGCCGGCAACCCGGGCCCGGCCTACCCGCATATCGGTGGCCAGCACGCCAGCTATGTCGCGCGCCGCCTGCAGGAGTACCAGGCCGGGCAGACCAACGAAACCGACAAGGCGCACTTCCAGATCATGGCCGCGGTGGCACAGAAGCTGACCGAACAGGAAGTGCAGGCGCTGTCCAGCTACCTGCAGGGCCTGCACAACCGGGCCGACGACGTGGTCACCGAAGCCACGCCGGCACGACCGGCCGCCGCCCCCTGA
- a CDS encoding thiol:disulfide interchange protein DsbA/DsbL, with the protein MRLIPRLLLSLLVLLPMAASAAPAAAPLVEGRDYERIAQAGPFQPLAGKIEVVEVFGYTCPHCARFEPQLEAWAAKLPADVRFTPVPAAFGGAWDAWALAYYAAEEVGVAKRSHAAVFKALHEQGTLPMQNVSADELATFYKAYGVAPERYTQALRGDAVQKKVDAARAFAQRTRIPGTPALIINGQYLVRGNSFDDQLRIASALIAQVRANRGR; encoded by the coding sequence ATGAGGTTGATTCCCCGCCTGCTGTTGTCCCTGCTGGTGCTGCTGCCGATGGCCGCCAGTGCCGCCCCTGCCGCAGCCCCGCTGGTCGAAGGTCGCGACTACGAGCGCATCGCCCAGGCCGGTCCGTTCCAGCCGCTCGCCGGCAAGATCGAAGTGGTCGAGGTGTTCGGCTACACCTGCCCGCACTGCGCGCGTTTCGAACCACAGCTGGAAGCCTGGGCGGCCAAGCTGCCGGCGGATGTGCGCTTCACTCCGGTGCCGGCGGCGTTCGGGGGCGCCTGGGATGCCTGGGCGCTGGCCTATTACGCCGCCGAAGAAGTCGGCGTCGCCAAGCGCAGCCATGCGGCCGTGTTCAAGGCTCTGCACGAGCAGGGCACCCTGCCGATGCAGAATGTCTCGGCCGATGAGCTCGCCACCTTCTACAAGGCGTACGGCGTGGCGCCCGAGCGTTACACCCAGGCCCTGCGGGGCGACGCCGTGCAGAAGAAGGTCGACGCGGCGCGGGCATTCGCCCAGCGCACCCGCATCCCCGGTACCCCGGCGCTGATCATCAACGGCCAGTATCTGGTCCGCGGCAACAGCTTCGACGACCAGCTGCGCATTGCCTCGGCGCTGATCGCCCAGGTCCGCGCCAACCGCGGCCGCTGA